Proteins encoded within one genomic window of Candidatus Zixiibacteriota bacterium:
- a CDS encoding 4Fe-4S cluster-binding domain-containing protein gives MEKLKASRYNHFVESEDGKMLAFNALSCGLAEMDRESYKRYQDLAAGNGHITDDEPDELLKNLKKGGFLIPEDFEELDALRAGHYRARFGNNGFGLTIVPTLNCNFACDYCYENKEIHSLPPDQGGMMSQEVCDNIVKLCEKEIAKNSAFTATWYGGEPMLACDVIGYLSERFISICESQKSQYYAGMITNGYLLSKKNLDFLIKNKITFLQITIDGPREVHNKRRPLKSGGGTFDRILSNLTYITDKTPMTVSIRINIDKRNQNKIAELLADLKQHGLHQQKNFSIYFGHTVNYYNSCPDITSQCMATEEFSHFMIDAWKLAADMGFIITILPEVQISTCGAVKTNSAVIEPDGSVQNCWNTIGSSKAKTGVVRHDGFTFNNNHIKWLGWSPFTKMCESCSILPLCMGGPYNWIYSKKITTQQNIKCATWKYNLKSMLVVANYALQKKLLHIPLTPNLKGGEK, from the coding sequence ATGGAGAAACTTAAAGCCTCCCGTTACAACCACTTCGTGGAAAGTGAAGATGGAAAGATGCTGGCCTTTAATGCGCTTTCCTGCGGATTGGCAGAAATGGATAGAGAGAGTTATAAAAGGTATCAGGATCTGGCGGCCGGAAACGGCCATATTACCGATGATGAACCCGATGAACTCCTGAAAAACCTTAAAAAGGGCGGCTTCTTAATCCCTGAAGATTTCGAGGAATTGGATGCTTTGCGCGCCGGTCATTACCGGGCCAGATTCGGCAATAACGGTTTCGGATTGACCATTGTTCCGACCCTCAACTGTAATTTCGCCTGCGACTATTGCTATGAGAATAAAGAAATTCATTCTCTGCCTCCGGACCAGGGGGGGATGATGTCGCAGGAGGTGTGCGATAACATTGTTAAGCTATGTGAAAAAGAAATCGCTAAAAATTCGGCTTTTACGGCAACTTGGTACGGCGGGGAACCGATGCTTGCATGCGATGTAATCGGTTATCTGAGTGAAAGATTTATCAGTATTTGCGAATCCCAAAAAAGCCAATATTATGCCGGGATGATAACCAATGGCTACTTATTGAGTAAAAAAAATCTAGATTTTCTCATAAAGAATAAAATCACGTTTCTTCAGATTACAATTGACGGACCCAGAGAGGTTCATAATAAACGCCGACCGCTTAAATCGGGCGGTGGAACCTTTGATCGGATTTTGTCTAATTTAACCTATATCACTGACAAAACACCAATGACCGTTTCAATCCGGATAAATATCGACAAACGCAACCAGAACAAAATCGCCGAATTGTTGGCAGACCTGAAACAGCACGGTCTGCATCAACAAAAAAATTTCTCTATATACTTCGGCCATACTGTCAATTATTACAACTCCTGTCCCGATATCACCTCGCAATGCATGGCTACTGAGGAGTTTTCTCATTTTATGATTGATGCTTGGAAATTGGCGGCCGATATGGGTTTCATTATTACAATTTTACCAGAAGTTCAAATTTCAACTTGCGGCGCCGTAAAGACTAACTCGGCGGTTATTGAGCCTGATGGTAGCGTTCAAAACTGCTGGAATACGATAGGCAGTAGTAAAGCCAAAACCGGCGTAGTAAGACATGATGGATTTACATTCAACAATAATCATATTAAGTGGCTTGGATGGTCCCCCTTTACTAAAATGTGCGAATCCTGTTCAATATTGCCTTTGTGTATGGGAGGTCCCTATAATTGGATTTATTCAAAGAAAATAACAACCCAACAAAATATTAAATGTGCTACTTGGAAATACAATCTTAAATCAATGCTTGTAGTGGCGAATTATGCATTGCAAAAAAAACTACTACACATACCGCTGACCCCCAATTTGAAAGGAGGTGAAAAATGA